Proteins co-encoded in one Gimesia sp. genomic window:
- a CDS encoding DUF1559 domain-containing protein, producing the protein MTIPTHRRKGFTLIELLVVIAIIAILIALLLPAVQQAREAARRSSCKNNLKQIGLALHNYNETFSVFPYATSNPGQCGFSNVTNHKGWLYLLPYLEQAPLYNQFNFSAATGQRNTGSGTLAGGGAITSGNAALTTTILQPLLCPSDDGQRFYGAADTTYGSGVANTARTSYDFVVNEANSCPTWVSISKTTRTMFGTNSACRIRDVKDGTSNTAAVVETTLEVVDGVTNSWATAQHVGLGIDFATPPNLYINYWKCCGWDSTPYARTPIFGRLGEWGSPGSTHVGGMHILMADGAVRFISENLDATTRQRLAYMSDGQVLGEF; encoded by the coding sequence GTGACCATTCCGACCCATCGACGTAAAGGGTTCACCCTGATTGAACTACTGGTGGTGATTGCCATCATCGCCATTCTGATTGCCCTGTTGCTGCCAGCTGTACAACAGGCACGTGAAGCAGCCCGCCGCAGTTCCTGCAAAAACAATCTGAAACAGATTGGCCTCGCACTGCACAACTACAATGAAACCTTCTCGGTATTCCCCTACGCGACCTCCAACCCGGGTCAGTGTGGATTCAGTAATGTGACCAACCACAAAGGCTGGCTCTACCTGCTGCCTTACCTCGAACAGGCTCCCCTGTATAACCAGTTCAATTTCAGTGCAGCCACCGGTCAAAGAAACACCGGCAGCGGCACCCTGGCAGGCGGCGGTGCCATCACCAGCGGTAACGCGGCTCTCACTACCACCATCCTGCAACCGCTGCTCTGCCCGTCCGACGACGGTCAGCGTTTCTATGGAGCTGCAGATACCACCTATGGCTCCGGTGTCGCAAATACAGCCCGCACCTCTTATGACTTTGTTGTAAACGAAGCAAACTCCTGCCCGACCTGGGTCAGCATTTCGAAAACCACCCGTACCATGTTCGGTACGAACTCAGCCTGCCGGATTCGCGATGTCAAAGATGGAACCAGTAACACCGCAGCTGTCGTGGAAACGACACTGGAAGTGGTTGACGGCGTAACCAACTCCTGGGCCACCGCACAACACGTGGGCCTGGGTATCGATTTCGCTACACCTCCCAACCTCTACATCAACTACTGGAAATGCTGTGGCTGGGACAGTACTCCCTATGCCCGTACTCCCATCTTTGGACGCCTGGGTGAATGGGGTTCGCCCGGTAGTACTCACGTAGGCGGGATGCATATCCTCATGGCCGATGGTGCCGTACGGTTCATCAGCGAAAACCTGGATGCCACCACACGTCAGCGTCTGGCCTATATGTCAGATGGTCAGGTTCTGGGAGAATTCTAA
- a CDS encoding FHA domain-containing protein: protein MLGELNPCGGGDPIPLLSEVLLVGRRSKCDITLQFPNVSSHHCQLEFINGYWRIRDMNSRNGIKVNGQRCDMKWLLPGDKVAIAKHEYEINYTPQSDEPPPEEENPFEMSLMEKAGLVKPERRPERPMAPPARAPKKIELPDDESKMTDDELGLKFLTDPDDDQEDAS, encoded by the coding sequence ATGTTAGGTGAACTCAACCCCTGTGGAGGGGGCGATCCCATCCCGTTGCTTTCTGAAGTTCTGCTCGTGGGCCGCCGCAGCAAATGCGACATCACGCTGCAGTTCCCCAATGTCTCTTCGCATCATTGCCAGCTGGAATTCATTAACGGCTACTGGCGCATTCGTGATATGAACAGCCGTAACGGCATCAAAGTCAACGGCCAGCGCTGCGACATGAAGTGGCTCCTGCCCGGCGACAAAGTTGCGATCGCCAAGCATGAATACGAAATCAACTACACTCCGCAGTCCGATGAACCGCCGCCGGAAGAAGAGAATCCGTTCGAAATGAGCCTGATGGAAAAAGCAGGGCTGGTCAAACCGGAGCGCCGTCCGGAACGACCCATGGCCCCGCCGGCCCGGGCACCCAAAAAGATCGAACTTCCGGATGACGAGTCTAAAATGACCGACGATGAACTGGGGCTCAAATTCCTGACCGACCCGGATGACGATCAGGAAGACGCATCATGA
- a CDS encoding dual specificity protein phosphatase family protein: MGIQPSIYPIQHIGTGLLAVMPKPASGEWIEDEFASIARWGITHIVSLLEEAEAADVGLAQERELAGKNGMQFTSFPIPDRCLPADSADFVRLTKSLYAGIHSGSQTVVHCRAGIGRAGMLAAGILIQHGLSAEQAFEFVSQQRRVPVPDTPEQFNWICQLQTQIRE; the protein is encoded by the coding sequence ATGGGAATCCAACCCAGCATCTACCCCATCCAGCACATCGGCACCGGCCTGCTGGCCGTCATGCCCAAGCCTGCGAGTGGCGAATGGATCGAAGACGAATTCGCCAGCATCGCCCGTTGGGGGATTACGCATATCGTCTCCCTGCTGGAAGAGGCAGAAGCCGCGGACGTCGGCCTCGCACAGGAACGCGAACTGGCCGGAAAAAACGGGATGCAGTTCACCTCGTTTCCGATCCCCGACCGCTGCTTGCCTGCAGACAGCGCTGATTTCGTCCGGCTGACAAAATCACTTTACGCAGGTATTCACTCAGGCAGCCAGACCGTCGTGCATTGTCGAGCAGGCATTGGTCGCGCAGGCATGCTGGCTGCCGGCATTCTGATTCAACATGGTCTCTCCGCAGAACAGGCGTTCGAATTCGTCTCCCAACAACGGCGCGTCCCCGTTCCCGATACTCCAGAACAATTTAACTGGATCTGCCAGTTGCAGACACAGATCAGAGAATAG
- the clcA gene encoding H(+)/Cl(-) exchange transporter ClcA yields MDVNKVEARLRRHLELKQAMWIYLLALIIGLGVGTLGAAFHYCVELSIQVYQLIVEFLSGYSLLTVLVAAVVGAVMVALSAVLVRKYAPETAGSGIQEIEGVMGELMMLRWRSVLPVKFIGGVLSMGAGLVLGREGPTIHLGGCIGQIVAERARSDNHTLNTLLAAGATAGLSVAFSAPLGAILFMIEEVRHRFQYSFVALHAVIIASITANLINDQVFGTLPQLPAQLQASLPKMVPPENMLLTFVLTLLLGALIGALGAGFNTVLLKCLHTADRLSAKTMLLIAASVGGVVGALMVSAPDYVGGGEALVKEIFVESPVLGVLMALLVVRAVMTFLSYSMGVPGGIFAPMLALGALLGTSFGSLANQLIPQVELQAAAFAVAAMGALFAATVRAPLTGIVLVAEMTASFQLLPAMIVTCMTASIVAQSLGSRPVYDLLLERTLQRRGLPPETDDTEESA; encoded by the coding sequence ATGGATGTAAACAAGGTGGAAGCCAGGCTGCGCCGGCACCTGGAGCTCAAGCAAGCGATGTGGATTTATCTGCTGGCGCTGATCATTGGACTGGGCGTCGGTACGCTGGGGGCGGCCTTTCATTATTGTGTCGAGCTGTCCATCCAGGTCTATCAACTGATCGTGGAATTCCTCTCTGGCTATTCGCTGCTGACGGTACTTGTGGCAGCAGTTGTGGGGGCCGTGATGGTTGCCCTGTCGGCAGTGCTGGTCCGCAAGTATGCACCAGAGACCGCGGGGAGTGGTATCCAGGAAATCGAAGGCGTGATGGGGGAGTTGATGATGCTCCGCTGGCGGAGCGTGTTGCCGGTGAAGTTTATCGGCGGCGTGCTTTCGATGGGCGCGGGGCTGGTTCTGGGACGGGAAGGTCCCACGATTCATCTGGGGGGCTGCATCGGTCAGATTGTGGCAGAGCGGGCCCGTTCGGATAATCATACTTTGAATACGCTGCTGGCTGCAGGCGCCACCGCGGGATTAAGCGTGGCGTTCAGCGCGCCGCTGGGGGCGATCCTGTTTATGATCGAAGAGGTGCGTCACCGGTTTCAGTACAGCTTCGTGGCGCTGCATGCGGTGATCATTGCGAGTATTACTGCGAACCTGATAAACGACCAGGTGTTTGGTACCCTGCCCCAGTTACCGGCGCAGCTGCAGGCTTCGCTGCCCAAAATGGTGCCCCCGGAAAATATGCTGCTCACCTTTGTGTTGACCCTGTTGCTGGGTGCACTGATTGGTGCGCTGGGAGCGGGCTTCAATACAGTGCTGCTGAAATGTCTGCACACCGCCGATCGTTTGAGTGCCAAGACAATGCTGTTGATCGCGGCTTCCGTGGGTGGGGTTGTCGGGGCTCTGATGGTCAGCGCACCGGATTATGTTGGCGGTGGTGAAGCTCTGGTGAAGGAGATCTTTGTCGAATCGCCTGTGCTCGGAGTGCTGATGGCACTGTTGGTGGTGCGGGCGGTGATGACTTTTCTGAGTTATTCCATGGGTGTGCCGGGGGGAATCTTCGCTCCCATGCTGGCGCTGGGGGCACTTTTGGGAACGAGCTTCGGTTCACTGGCGAATCAACTGATTCCCCAGGTTGAATTGCAGGCGGCTGCGTTTGCGGTCGCTGCGATGGGTGCTTTGTTTGCTGCGACCGTGCGGGCGCCACTGACGGGAATTGTACTGGTTGCCGAAATGACTGCCAGCTTTCAGTTACTGCCTGCGATGATTGTGACCTGCATGACGGCCAGTATTGTTGCCCAGTCCCTGGGAAGCCGTCCCGTGTATGACCTGCTACTCGAACGGACGCTCCAGCGCCGCGGGTTACCACCTGAGACAGATGATACAGAAGAGTCCGCTTGA
- a CDS encoding trypsin-like peptidase domain-containing protein, whose product MTVQKSIKLPAPDRKKFKKGRETLSVEGLEKTAGQFDNKVPIAWFQRGTQVSRAVARIITPSGLGTGWIVNGGFVITNNHVISNAHTAEDSRVQFQYEDDINGNPLVPRAFDIEEMLVTNAALDYTILKLAGNAEQDYGFFDISQATPPQPGDMNTHFPVVIQHPGGRKKEFSGFENELAKLSETLVWYTSDTEPGSSGSPVLGGIDFSPFALHHAGGPQFINGETKILNEGILLSAIVHDLVTNHSDVAAEMGLQSHEALLDDAAVLWLNRGRVASYVKAVLAGDEEVSEVELQRMNNAFQCPGGTPGFYDDILTLQKSFSNLSATCDQEVVPVLVAAAGVAAGAAAAHWGHVTSKENMAAAGPNALTTTDFTLSMEGFRISGGGTVFTPVGRGDFGVGLSVEGFSFNGSGGVGLATPVGTVSGGIKVHVENANCIESLYRGVHGLFDVADPDQQRYFATIQPETEALPVLAGVFIAGVAAGASAYKAGK is encoded by the coding sequence ATGACAGTTCAAAAAAGTATCAAGCTACCAGCTCCCGATCGTAAGAAGTTCAAAAAAGGTAGAGAGACCCTCAGCGTGGAAGGGCTGGAAAAAACCGCCGGACAGTTTGATAACAAAGTACCCATCGCCTGGTTCCAGCGAGGAACCCAGGTCAGCCGGGCCGTTGCCCGCATCATCACTCCCTCCGGGCTGGGAACCGGCTGGATCGTCAATGGCGGTTTTGTAATCACCAACAATCACGTCATCTCCAATGCACACACCGCCGAAGATTCGCGGGTGCAATTTCAGTATGAAGATGACATCAACGGAAACCCGCTCGTCCCCCGCGCATTTGACATCGAAGAAATGCTGGTCACCAACGCTGCCCTCGATTATACGATTCTGAAACTGGCTGGAAACGCCGAGCAGGATTATGGCTTTTTCGATATCTCCCAGGCCACACCACCCCAACCGGGTGACATGAACACGCACTTCCCGGTCGTCATCCAGCATCCCGGCGGGCGGAAAAAAGAGTTCAGCGGCTTCGAAAATGAACTCGCCAAACTCAGTGAGACACTGGTCTGGTATACCAGTGATACCGAACCCGGATCATCCGGTTCTCCGGTTCTGGGAGGGATCGACTTCAGCCCGTTTGCCCTGCATCACGCAGGTGGCCCCCAGTTTATCAATGGGGAAACAAAGATCCTCAATGAAGGCATTCTGCTCTCAGCGATTGTGCATGACCTCGTCACAAATCATTCCGATGTCGCGGCTGAAATGGGACTGCAGAGCCATGAAGCCCTGCTGGATGACGCAGCCGTACTCTGGCTCAACCGGGGACGCGTCGCCAGTTATGTCAAAGCGGTCCTGGCTGGAGACGAAGAAGTCAGTGAGGTCGAATTGCAACGCATGAATAATGCCTTTCAATGTCCAGGGGGCACACCCGGGTTCTATGATGACATCCTGACACTGCAGAAATCATTCTCGAACCTCAGCGCCACTTGCGACCAGGAAGTAGTACCCGTGCTCGTCGCCGCCGCTGGGGTTGCCGCCGGTGCGGCAGCCGCTCACTGGGGTCACGTGACGAGTAAAGAAAACATGGCCGCCGCCGGCCCGAATGCTCTCACGACAACAGACTTCACACTCAGCATGGAAGGCTTCCGTATCAGCGGAGGAGGCACCGTCTTTACCCCGGTTGGCAGAGGAGATTTCGGCGTCGGACTTTCTGTGGAAGGATTCAGCTTTAATGGTAGCGGAGGCGTCGGTCTCGCCACACCGGTCGGCACTGTTTCGGGTGGCATTAAAGTACACGTTGAGAATGCCAACTGTATCGAATCGTTGTACCGGGGTGTACACGGCCTGTTCGATGTCGCTGACCCCGATCAGCAGCGATATTTCGCTACCATCCAACCGGAAACAGAAGCCCTGCCGGTTCTTGCAGGTGTCTTCATTGCCGGTGTCGCCGCAGGTGCCAGCGCCTATAAGGCCGGTAAATAA
- a CDS encoding serine protease: MPYLDVLRNDEALARETLGKLRTGSLPVRPDLRFSQVSTFDKISAVITDKQVVDLGVIEGGTALQEFIRPALFVQNGSYQVPLSEIWKQKLSQAKENLERAIASTGRIEVKNHDSLAWVGTGWLVAPEIMVTNRHVAVEFARKSNTGFRFRKNRQLKPMSAHVDFREEHHSPLEEEFELVDVLYIEPGDDPDLAFFQVQQINTMGVHNPATPLQLAADVAPGTDVAAIGYPRGTSGEQNWPAITELFQGIFGVKRISPGKVKTVEESQLTHDCSTLEGSSGSPVVNLSTGEVVGIHFTGTYSVANYAVPSTLIADRLYQLL; this comes from the coding sequence ATGCCTTACCTCGACGTTCTTCGCAACGATGAAGCACTCGCCCGGGAAACACTGGGCAAACTCCGTACGGGAAGCCTGCCTGTCAGGCCCGACTTACGGTTCTCGCAGGTTTCAACCTTTGACAAAATCAGCGCGGTGATCACAGACAAGCAAGTCGTCGACCTGGGTGTCATCGAAGGGGGAACGGCTCTGCAGGAATTCATTCGCCCCGCGTTGTTTGTGCAGAATGGGAGCTATCAGGTTCCCCTCTCTGAAATCTGGAAGCAGAAGTTGAGCCAGGCGAAAGAGAACCTTGAGCGGGCGATCGCGTCTACCGGTAGAATTGAAGTCAAAAATCACGACAGTCTCGCCTGGGTCGGAACCGGCTGGCTGGTCGCACCGGAGATCATGGTCACGAACAGGCACGTCGCGGTCGAATTCGCCCGGAAGTCAAACACAGGCTTTCGCTTTCGCAAGAACCGACAGTTAAAGCCGATGAGCGCACACGTGGACTTTCGCGAAGAACACCATTCACCGCTCGAGGAAGAATTCGAACTCGTCGACGTACTCTATATCGAACCGGGAGATGATCCCGACCTGGCATTTTTCCAGGTACAACAGATCAACACCATGGGAGTACACAACCCCGCCACACCACTCCAGCTGGCAGCAGACGTCGCTCCAGGTACCGATGTCGCCGCCATCGGCTACCCGCGGGGAACCAGCGGCGAGCAGAACTGGCCAGCGATTACAGAATTGTTCCAGGGCATCTTTGGCGTCAAACGCATCTCGCCGGGCAAAGTGAAAACGGTGGAAGAGTCTCAGCTCACACACGACTGTTCCACACTCGAAGGCAGCTCCGGATCGCCCGTCGTCAATTTATCGACCGGGGAAGTCGTCGGCATTCATTTTACCGGAACCTATTCGGTCGCCAACTACGCCGTCCCCTCCACTCTCATCGCAGACCGGTTATACCAGCTGCTTTGA